Proteins encoded together in one Quercus lobata isolate SW786 chromosome 3, ValleyOak3.0 Primary Assembly, whole genome shotgun sequence window:
- the LOC115981532 gene encoding MLP-like protein 28, whose translation MSLFGKVEADVEIKAPAEKFHEIVSCRPHHISNVSPGVIQGCALHEGDWGNENSVINWDYVHDGKAKVAKEIIEAIDKENNSVTFKVIEGDLMEEYKNIKITIQATPKGEGSLVHWTIEYEKLHENIVEPNTLLQLALDLSKDLDAHLVQA comes from the exons ATGTCTCTGTTTGGTAAGGTGGAGGCTGATGTAGAAATCAAGGCTCCAGCTGAAAAATTTCACGAGATCGTCAGCTGCAGGCCACACCACATATCCAATGTATCCCCTGGCGTAATACAGGGATGTGCTTTACATGAAGGTGACTGGGGCAATGAGAACTCTGTCATCAACTGGGATTACGTCCATG ATGGGAAAGCTAAAGTTGCTAAGGAGATAATCGAAGCAATAGATAAGGAAAACAACTCTGTCACTTTCAAAGTTATTGAAGGAGATCTCATGGAGGAGTACAAGAACATCAAAATCACTATTCAAGCTACTCCAAAGGGTGAAGGCAGCTTGGTGCATTGGACTATTGAATATGAAAAGCTGCATGAGAATATTGTAGAACCAAATACATTGCTTCAGCTTGCACTTGATCTCAGCAAAGACCTTGATGCTCACCTTGTCCAGGCATAG